One window of Pyrus communis chromosome 12, drPyrComm1.1, whole genome shotgun sequence genomic DNA carries:
- the LOC137710560 gene encoding probable serine/threonine-protein kinase PBL21 isoform X2 yields the protein MSCFSCFSPHRKDVSKVEIDNGTRSSGSGRGRGNSNDSECGRGKGSNGQKNVARSFTFRELAAATKGFREVNLIGEGGFGRVYKGRLDAGQVVAIKQLNHDGVQGFQEFIVEVLMLSLLHHTNLVTLIGYCTDGDQRLLVYEYMPRGSLEDHLFDLSPGQEPLSWDTRIKIAVGAARGLEYLHCKANPPVIYRDLKSANILLDDEFNPKLSDFGLAKLAPVGDKTHVSTRVMGTYGYCAPEYAMSGKLTLKSDIYSLGVVMLELITGKKAIDCSKRPGEQNLVSWSRPFLKDRRKFVQLVDPLLQGRFPVRCLHHAIAITAMCLQEQPTFRPLVTDIVVALEYLASQSHKPEPHKAGVHGPLSASPSQQNRDIVSQDSYCRMSSTST from the exons ATGAGTTGCTTTAGTTGCTTCAGTCCTCACCGGAAAGATGTTAGCAAGGTCGAAATCGATAACGGCACTCGATCCTCCG GTAGTGGGAGAGGCAGAGGAAATTCCAATGACAGCG AGTGTGGGAGGGGAAAAGGCAGCAACGGACAGAAAAATGTGGCACGGAGTTTCACATTTCGCGaacttgcagcagccaccaaaggCTTCAGGGAAGTGAATTTGATTGGGGAAGGAGGTTTTGGAAGGGTTTACAAAGGCCGGCTTGATGCAGGCCAG GTTGTCGCAATTAAACAACTTAATCATGACGGTGTTCAAGGGTTCCAAGAATTCATCGTCGAGGTTCTCATGTTAAGCCTGCTACACCATACAAATCTGGTCACCTTGATTGGCTACTGTACTGACGGAGATCAGAGACTCTTAGTCTATGAGTACATGCCAAGGGGTAGCTTGGAAGATCATCTTTTTG ATCTTAGCCCTGGTCAAGAGCCACTGAGTTGGGACACTCGAATTAAGATAGCTGTTGGTGCAGCACGGGGCCTTGAATACCTCCACTGCAAAGCTAACCCACCAGTTATCTACCGTGACTTGAAATCAGCAAATATACTGCTGGATGATGAATTCAATCCAAAGCTTTCAGATTTTGGGCTTGCTAAACTTGCACCTGTGGGTGACAAAACTCATGTCTCAACAAGAGTGATGGGAACATACGGGTACTGTGCACCAGAATATGCCATGAGTGGCAAGTTGACTCTGAAATCTGATATTTATAGCCTTGGTGTGGTTATGTTGGAGCTGATTACTGGGAAGAAGGCAATTGACTGCTCTAAGAGGCCAGGAGAACAGAACCTAGTATCTTGG TCTCGCCCATTTTTGAAGGATCGGAGGAAGTTTGTCCAATTAGTTGATCCTCTGTTGCAAGGACGTTTCCCAGTTCGTTGTTTACATCATGCAATTGCCATTACTGCCATGTGTCTTCAAGAGCAACCAACTTTCCGTCCTCTTGTTACTGATATTGTTGTAGCACTTGAGTACTTGGCGTCCCAGAGCCACAAACCTGAACCTCATAAAGCTGGGGTCCATGGTCCCTTATCGGCATCACCTTCACAGCAGAACAGGGATATTGTCTCTCAGGATTCTTATTGCAGAATGAGTTCAACTTCTACTTAG
- the LOC137710560 gene encoding probable serine/threonine-protein kinase PBL21 isoform X1: MSCFSCFSPHRKDVSKVEIDNGTRSSAGSGRGRGNSNDSECGRGKGSNGQKNVARSFTFRELAAATKGFREVNLIGEGGFGRVYKGRLDAGQVVAIKQLNHDGVQGFQEFIVEVLMLSLLHHTNLVTLIGYCTDGDQRLLVYEYMPRGSLEDHLFDLSPGQEPLSWDTRIKIAVGAARGLEYLHCKANPPVIYRDLKSANILLDDEFNPKLSDFGLAKLAPVGDKTHVSTRVMGTYGYCAPEYAMSGKLTLKSDIYSLGVVMLELITGKKAIDCSKRPGEQNLVSWSRPFLKDRRKFVQLVDPLLQGRFPVRCLHHAIAITAMCLQEQPTFRPLVTDIVVALEYLASQSHKPEPHKAGVHGPLSASPSQQNRDIVSQDSYCRMSSTST, from the exons ATGAGTTGCTTTAGTTGCTTCAGTCCTCACCGGAAAGATGTTAGCAAGGTCGAAATCGATAACGGCACTCGATCCTCCG CAGGTAGTGGGAGAGGCAGAGGAAATTCCAATGACAGCG AGTGTGGGAGGGGAAAAGGCAGCAACGGACAGAAAAATGTGGCACGGAGTTTCACATTTCGCGaacttgcagcagccaccaaaggCTTCAGGGAAGTGAATTTGATTGGGGAAGGAGGTTTTGGAAGGGTTTACAAAGGCCGGCTTGATGCAGGCCAG GTTGTCGCAATTAAACAACTTAATCATGACGGTGTTCAAGGGTTCCAAGAATTCATCGTCGAGGTTCTCATGTTAAGCCTGCTACACCATACAAATCTGGTCACCTTGATTGGCTACTGTACTGACGGAGATCAGAGACTCTTAGTCTATGAGTACATGCCAAGGGGTAGCTTGGAAGATCATCTTTTTG ATCTTAGCCCTGGTCAAGAGCCACTGAGTTGGGACACTCGAATTAAGATAGCTGTTGGTGCAGCACGGGGCCTTGAATACCTCCACTGCAAAGCTAACCCACCAGTTATCTACCGTGACTTGAAATCAGCAAATATACTGCTGGATGATGAATTCAATCCAAAGCTTTCAGATTTTGGGCTTGCTAAACTTGCACCTGTGGGTGACAAAACTCATGTCTCAACAAGAGTGATGGGAACATACGGGTACTGTGCACCAGAATATGCCATGAGTGGCAAGTTGACTCTGAAATCTGATATTTATAGCCTTGGTGTGGTTATGTTGGAGCTGATTACTGGGAAGAAGGCAATTGACTGCTCTAAGAGGCCAGGAGAACAGAACCTAGTATCTTGG TCTCGCCCATTTTTGAAGGATCGGAGGAAGTTTGTCCAATTAGTTGATCCTCTGTTGCAAGGACGTTTCCCAGTTCGTTGTTTACATCATGCAATTGCCATTACTGCCATGTGTCTTCAAGAGCAACCAACTTTCCGTCCTCTTGTTACTGATATTGTTGTAGCACTTGAGTACTTGGCGTCCCAGAGCCACAAACCTGAACCTCATAAAGCTGGGGTCCATGGTCCCTTATCGGCATCACCTTCACAGCAGAACAGGGATATTGTCTCTCAGGATTCTTATTGCAGAATGAGTTCAACTTCTACTTAG